A region of the Ignavibacteria bacterium genome:
GAAGCAACAGTTAAATTATTTACCGAGTGTTGAAAACCAATAAGAGTATTTTCATCAAACGATTTTGTTTTTATTTCTTCAATCAGACTTTGTGCAATCGAAATTGTTGATAATGTAGAGCGATTTTCAAGCTTGACCGCAAGATTTTGAAAAGTAGCTGTATTTGTTGAAATTATTAGAAGTCCTAATATTCCTAATGCACCAGCAACTAACAATAATTGATTTGAATGCATAGCTAATTACAATTTTTTATGAAACATCATTTTTTTGTTCTATATCTATTTATCTCCTGATCATACTGATGTAGTTTGCTATCAATTATTCTTGTGTCTGTACTTCGATCAACCAAACGCTCCTTCAGGGTTGGAAGAAGACGTGCTTTTAAAACAATTATTAGTTCTTTTTTTGCTGTAACCTGAACATCGCTACCAGTTAAATAACGAATTCCGAATACCCACCAAGGGAGGTCTTTTAGTATCGGGATTCCAGAGCGTTCTGTTCTTTCTTCGTTAATGAACAATCCTCCAATTATTGTCTCCTCTCCATCCAGCAGCAATGCATTTGTAGTTGCCTTGGTTCGCTTAACTTCAGTAGTAAATTGACCGGGAAGCGCTGTACTTCTTTCAACAGAAAGGTCGAGAAGAACATAATTTTTACCATTCTCATTTAGAACATATGGAGTAACTCTAATTATTGTTCCGGTGCTGTAGAATCGTTCAATAGTGTTTCCTGCAAAATCTTTCTCGCGGGTTGAAAAATCTGCACCTACTTGGATTTCTCCTTTCACACGATCCCGCACCGTGATTTGTGGACTCGCAATAATCTCACCTAAATTATTCGATTCAAAAAAGTTGAATAGAGTGGTTGCCTTGCCCATCATATTTAAAACCTTGAATTCCGAATTTGCACCAATAGAAAATCCAGATGATGCTTGACTTGAGGTAGAACTTTCGCTCCCTTCGGTTCCACCGCTCGAAAACAAACTCGATGATGTTTTGCCAAGCTCCGATCCAACATTTATTCCCTCTCTTGAAAGGAGCCATTTCCAATTCATCCCAGTTTCTTTGGAACGATTAACATCGAGTTCAAAAAATACAGCAGAAATAGCTACTTCTCGTGTTTCAAAATCGACGCCTTTGAGTGCGTCGGGAACTTCTACTGTCTTTGTTAGGTTTTTTAATGGCACAACTTTCAGGTATTCGTGATTTTCATAAATTTCGTAATCATGCAATTTTGAAATCAACTGCAATGCTTTATACCAGTGCATGAGGTCTATATCAATACCAATAGGCGTTGAATTAGGAATTTCAGATATTATTACTTTATTAATTGCTCTTTTAGAAGTTTTGCTCAGTAAATCAATTGCTTGATCGAATGATGCCGTACCAGAAATTGTAACCATCCCACTTTGAGATGATTGAGCTAATGCTCTCATATCACGTTCTGACTGAGCAAAAACTAAAACAGAAAAAACTAAACTTAAAATTATAAATACTCTTCCCATTATTTTGTCTCCTTTCGATCTAAATTCTTCATCCTCAAAATAACTTGTTCGATTATACCTCCGCGGTTTAAGAGGAATTCGCAAAGTTTATTTTCTTGATCAATCTTAGTCAAGACACCGAGGTAAACTTCATCTCCTTCCATCATAGTATGAGTATTCCCGTTATTATCTACTATGAATGCACCATCTGGAATAATTGCTAAAAGTCCCGCGCCATCAACTTCCAACAATCCATCGTAATTCGGTGGAATATCAGAATAGATAAGCGGATTGAAAAAATTCCTCATGTTTATATTGTTATTTAATAAAGCTGGTCTCACCGGCAGTGAAAAATTCTCGTCTTTAGTAAAGAATGCCTCCACGACTATGTTAAAAAAGATTTGATAATTAATTTTCCCGAGATCATCGGTTACTGTACCGACTTTAAAATTTGCGTCGTTGATTTTATATAAATTCCGTGCATGCTCGAGATTATCAACAAGTTTCATGACATCTTCAAAAGTTCCATTTCCCTTAATATTGAAAAAGTCCTTTCCAAATGATCCTGAATATGTAGTCTGAACATGTTCTATATTTAACTCTGTCTGTTCAGAGAACGATTGAGCGATATGAATAATTTCATTGTAGGCATCATGAGATGAATTCCGGAACGGTATAACTTTGTCATTATTTGCCAGCAGCGTATCCAGAATTGCAAGTTTTGTTTCAAGGGTTTTTATTTCATCTAAAAAATAATCCTTTTTGATTAAGCGAGAATTGACTACTGTAATTTCATTTGCGATGCTCTTCTGTTTGTTCGGCTGCTGCACATATATGTACCAACCGCTTACTCCAGTGACTATAATAAACAGTAACAAAACTAAAATTGTATTTTTTAGCTTGGGTTTCATTTTAAACTCGCTTGATATCCAAATTTTTCTGGATCTGCTACAATCTCAAAAACGTTTACTTTTTTCTCCCTTATCTTTTGATTGAGAATATTTTTTATATCACTCTGAGCTAAATGCTGTGAGAAATCGGGAATTGTCTTTCGGGCTACACTCACCCCCGTTAGGTTTATACCGTTCTTCGATAATAAGATGCTAGTAACCCACATGTTGCTCTTTTTCAGATCATAATCGTTTAATTGATGTAGAAGATCGATCCATCGGGCTGAACCAATTTTCAATGTATCGACAATTACTTGAAGATTTTCTTTCTGGGTCATTTTTGATTGAAGATCAATTATTCTCTGCTCGTAGAATATTAACTCTGAAGCTTCCTTGTTTTTCGTTGTTAGGATTTTTTCACTTCGAGCAATGTCTTTATGATTGTAGTAGAACTTTTGAGCAAAAAAGACCATTACGATCATCATTAGAATCAAGATCGCATAACCGATAATTCCAAGTTGGAAGAGAGATTGTGAATCTTTCACCATTTTTGGTGATAAGTCATGCTTCTTAGATTTTCTTTTTGATTGCTTAATGTAATTTACAGCGGTCGCAATTGGAAACGTAAATGCCGAAACAGCATATTTCTTATCATCGCTTAAACCGTTGGTAGAAAGTTCATCAAATTCAACAATTTTAATATTTGCAAACGGGAGAGTATTCTTTACAGCTTCGATAATTTTATGATGTGCAACTTCACCGCATAAGAAAATCTGATACACATCA
Encoded here:
- a CDS encoding type II and III secretion system protein yields the protein MGRVFIILSLVFSVLVFAQSERDMRALAQSSQSGMVTISGTASFDQAIDLLSKTSKRAINKVIISEIPNSTPIGIDIDLMHWYKALQLISKLHDYEIYENHEYLKVVPLKNLTKTVEVPDALKGVDFETREVAISAVFFELDVNRSKETGMNWKWLLSREGINVGSELGKTSSSLFSSGGTEGSESSTSSQASSGFSIGANSEFKVLNMMGKATTLFNFFESNNLGEIIASPQITVRDRVKGEIQVGADFSTREKDFAGNTIERFYSTGTIIRVTPYVLNENGKNYVLLDLSVERSTALPGQFTTEVKRTKATTNALLLDGEETIIGGLFINEERTERSGIPILKDLPWWVFGIRYLTGSDVQVTAKKELIIVLKARLLPTLKERLVDRSTDTRIIDSKLHQYDQEINRYRTKK